One Malus domestica chromosome 11, GDT2T_hap1 genomic region harbors:
- the LOC103448543 gene encoding formin-like protein 5: protein MGLMKTSRFIVFVILLCASASMSSEESRTTEEVFLSQLVDPATGKIDGDMAQLLWISCRVDLIHMTEAIEHLDLWLAEEASSGTDEINSKTRLLGKEKFQKLINVLHPEVKHTLSDCLRKHNLLFSVSGEEGASKIWYAKYIESLFPRPYVPRRNLASDLPQSILDVPSPAFAPRYSQRSPAPSPGLAPSTSQSPSPRPARHSPQGSFFPSDPINSILQSSGPASGSNIQEHKGRDEHKTIVTAVVITASVTFIVAALLFLCCTKICRNGKKGRQNDERPLLSLSLTDSAGSSYKSYAMGNSMKEEKLDHQSLELGSPGGASKFDASNNINGLVPPPPGMSPLKPPPGRAKLLPPEPPSSFRPPPSRASPPPPPVPAALKAAGSAGPPPPPPPAPPGPRPPPPSGPHPPPPPGPRPLPPPKSGVPPPRPPPAMAIGSKVARPPPLAPKRPPDAGSEADGDAPKTKLKPFFWDKVLANPDHSMVWHQIKSGSFQFDENMIETLFGYNAADKNKNELNKESSSQNPTPQLIQLINPKKAQNLSILLRALNVTIEEVCDAIREGNELPSEFLETLLKMAPTQEEELKLRLFNGPLSQLGPAERFLKALIDIPFAFKRLEALLFMCTLQEEATHLKESFETLEVACKELRSSRLFLKLLEAVLKTGNRMNDGTFRGGAQAFKLDTLLKLSDVKGIDGKTTLLHFVVQEIIRSEGVRAARTAKESRSFSSVKTDDLLEDTSNETEEQEHYRSLGLEKVSGLSNELENVRKASVLDAESLTGTVAKLGHSLIKTRDFLNTDMKDSGEDSEFHETLKSFVQNAEVDITGLLEEEKRIMALVKSTGDYFHGNAGKDEGLRLFIIVRDFLIMLDKVCREVRLTPKKSTKVQKKETSSSDPRQPSTMPSASDLRQPPSPDLHKRLFPAIQDRRMDNSSSDDES from the exons ATGGGTCTTATGAAGACAAGTcgttttattgtttttgttattcTGCTATGTGCTTCAGCATCAATGAGCTCAGAGGAGAGCAGAACCACAGAGGAAGTTTTTCTCAGTCAACTAGTTGATCCAGCAACTGGAAAGATTGATGGGGACATG GCACAGCTGTTATGGATTAGTTGCAGGGTAGATTTGATCCATATGACGGAAGCTATTGAACATCTTGACTTGTGGTTAGCAGAGGAAGCATCTAGTGGCACAGATGAAATTAATTCAAAAACACGGTTATTGGGAAAAGAAAAGTTTCAAAAGCTTATTAATGTCCTGCATCCTGAGGTGAAACATACTCTTTCAGATTGTTTAAGAAAACATAATCTCTTGTTCAGTGTGTCTGGAGAAGAGGGTGCCTCTAAGATTTGGTATGCTAAGTATATTGAGTCCCTATTTCCCAGACCTTATGTTCCAAGAAGAAATTTGGCTAGTGATTTGCCTCAGAGCATTCTTGATGTACCTTCTCCAGCCTTTGCACCAAGATATTCTCAACGTAGTCCAGCACCATCTCCTGGTCTAGCACCTTCCACTTCTCAAAGTCCTAGTCCTAGGCCTGCACGCCATTCTCCACAAGGATCATTTTTTCCTTCGGATCCCATAAATTCGATTCTTCAATCTTCAGGGCCAGCTTCCGGTTCAAATATACAGGAACATAAAGGACGAGATGAACATAAAACAATTGTTACTGCTGTTGTTATAACTGCATCAGTAACATTTATTGTTGCAGCATTGCTCTTTTTATGCTGTACTAAAATCTGTAGGAATGGGAAAAAGGGTAGACAAAATGATGAGAGGCCCCTCCTTAGCCTGAGTTTAACTGATTCTGCTG GTTCTTCATACAAGTCTTATGCTATGGGAAATTCAATGAAAGAAGAGAAGCTTGACCATCAATCATTAG AATTAGGATCCCCTGGAGGTGCTTCCAAGTTTGACGCGTCCAACAATATCAATGGACTAGTACCCCCTCCTCCTGGAATGTCTCCTCTGAAGCCCCCTCCTGGCAGAGCAAAACTTCTCCCACCTGAACCACCTTCTTCTTTTAGGCCTCCTCCCAGCAGGGCTAGTCCTCCTCCACCACCTGTACCTGCTGCTTTAAAAGCCGCAGGAAGTGCAGGCCCTCCCCCACCACCTCCTCCTGCACCACCTGGTCCTCGCCCCCCACCACCTTCTGGTCCTCATCCCCCACCACCTCCTGGCCCTCGCCCCCTACCACCTCCAAAGAGTGGCGTTCCTCCTCCTCGGCCACCTCCAGCAATGGCTATTGGTTCAAAGGTAGCTCGACCTCCACCTCTTGCACCAAAACGTCCACCGGATGCTGGATCGGAGGCTGATGGTGATGCTCCGAAAACCAAGCTGAAGCCCTTTTTTTGGGATAAGGTTCTAGCAAACCCGGATCACTCAATGGTTTGGCATCAGATTAAATCAGGATCGTTCCA GTTCGATGAAAATATGATTGAAACTCTCTTTGGGTATAACGCCGctgataaaaacaaaaatgaacttAATAAAGAGTCTTCATCCCAAAATCCTACGCCCCAGCTCATTCAACTTATTAATCCCAAAAAGGCACAAAATCTATCAATTCTTTTGCGGGCATTGAATGTGACCATAGAAGAAGTCTGTGATGCAATTCGTGAAG GAAATGAGCTTCCATCAGAATTCTTAGAAACCTTGTTGAAGATGGCACCAACTCAAGAAGAAGAACTAAAGCTTAGACTGTTCAATGGTCCACTTTCTCAACTTGGGCCTGCTGAGCGGTTCCTGAAAGCCTTGATTGACATCCCATTTGCTTTTAAGCGATTGGAAGCATTACTTTTTATGTGCACTCTTCAGGAGGAGGCTACTCACCTTAAAGAGTCTTTCGAGACCTTAGAG GTTGCATGTAAGGAACTGAGAAGCAGCCGGCTTTTCCTCAAGCTTTTAGAAGCTGTTCTTAAAACTGGAAATCGCATGAATGACGGAACATTTCGTGGTGGAGCACAAGCATTCAAACTTGACACACTCTTGAAATTGTCAGATGTTAAAGGAATAGATGGCAAGACAACGCTTTTGCACTTTGTTGTTCAGGAAATAATCCGCTCTGAGGGTGTCAGAGCTGCTCGTACAGCAAAAGAGAGCAGGAGTTTCTCTAGCGTCAAAACAGATGATCTCCTTGAGGACACTTCCAACGAAACAGAAGAACAAGAACACTATCGCAGTCTTGGACTTGAGAAAGTTTCAGGTTTAAGCAATGAACTTGAGAATGTTAGAAAAGCATCTGTTTTGGATGCTGAAAGCTTAACAGGAACTGTTGCCAAACTTGGTCATTCGCTGATAAAGACCCGGGACTTCCTGAACACGGACATGAAAGATTCAGGGGAAGATAGTGAGTTCCATGAAACGCTGAAGAGTTTTGTGCAGAATGCTGAGGTTGATATCACGGGTCTCCTCGAGGAAGAAAAGAGAATCATGGCTCTGGTGAAGAGCACCGGTGACTACTTTCATGGGAATGCAGGGAAGGATGAAGGCTTACGACTGTTTATTATTGTCCGAGATTTTCTAATAATGCTAGATAAGGTTTGTAGAGAGGTAAGATTGACACCAAAAAAGTCGACAAAAGTTCAGAAAAAAGAGACATCTTCCTCAGATCCCCGCCAGCCTTCAACAATGCCATCTGCCTCCGATCTTCGGCAGCCTCCTTCTCCTGATCTTCATAAGCGGCTTTTCCCGGCAATCCAAGATCGACGAATGGATAATTCTAGTTCAGATGATGAAAGTTAA